ATCTGATTTCAAAACTAACATTTTTAACCTCCACCTCCATGCTCCTTCCTCAAAGGCCAGAACTCAGACAAAGGCCCTGGAAATCCTCCAGAGTGACGGTCTGTCTCCAAGTCTTTGCTTCCACTTCCCTGTCCTCTGCCCACCATGCAAGCAGCCTGGCTCTCATCAAGGACTAACTTTACGGCAAGTTGGTTGAAAACCATcgaactctctctctcttctctctgtatGACTTTGCTATTTGAGTCCATATTCCATAGCCCTAAATTTATCTTGGAgcctaaatttattttaaactcagCTGAGCTCAGGAGCCTCATTTCCTCTTCAGGTTTAGAATGAAGGAGGGAGGTTCTTTTTCACTGCTGCTCTGGAATGCTATTGGGGGAGGGGTTCGTTGTCACAACTCTCATTTTAAAGATTGGGaggatgggacttcccttgtggtctagtggttaagaatctgctttccaagacaggggacctgggtttgatccctggtcagggaactaagatctcacatgccttggggcaactaagcctacacTCCACAACTGGAGAGATGCAGGAATGCTGAAACAAAGAGCCTAAGGGCTGCAACTAAGATGTTACGCAGccaataataaattaataaatcttttaaaaaataaagatcagaggGAGAGCCAAGGAATACAGAATAGAAGAGCCAGGATTTGGTGAAATGTTACCAATGATGTTGGTGCTCTATGGAAGCCATAATTCTCTAGACACCTCCCAGCCTGTGGCACTGGGAAATAGGGAATATAACTCCTCAAAGAGCTAGTCTCCTCTACTCCCTCAGCTAGTGGATTCCAGGGAGAGTGAGTTCCCATATCATCAAGAAGCCCAGAAGAATGCTGCCCATCAAAAGCTTGGTGGCCAAGGGCCCCCCTAAGTGCATACTGAATGGCTGGAGCCCCAAACAACAGTGCTTTGAGGGGCAGCTGTGGGCACAGTGGGCATCAAGTGATCTTTTGAGGCCAGGGTTATTGCCCTTTCCCCAGAAGCTTACCTGGAGATGAAATACCTAGGGAGAGGACATGCTGAGGCCCATTCAGAGATGGGAGGTACATGAAGCTAGGGAGAGTTGGCAGTGGGCAGAGAAGAATCATCTCATATTCAGGGTCCCTGTCCTATGCCACCTGTGGGCCAAAGGTAAGATAAAACAAGATGACAGTACTTGCATTTAACATGGATAAGGAAGTCAGCCCCAGAAGCACTCTGGGCATCAGTGAAGTCCAGCTGCTTAGCTAAGGGATGTTTACTGAGTATCTGCTGGGCGCCAGACTTATCCAGGCCCTGGGAATGCCTTAGTTTTGCCCTCACAGCGTTAAGtcaagtctctcagtcgtgttcgactctttgcgaccccgtggactgtagcccaccaggctcctccatccatgggattctccaggcaagaatactggagtgggttgccatttccttctccaggggatcttttcaaccctagggattgaacccaggtctcctgcattgcaggcagacgctttaacctctgagccaccaggaaagccctcacagTGTTAActtcccagaaaaagaaaaaacatttttggaCAGTGATAAGCactaggaagaaaatggaaatggagCTATGAGGGAGAGGGATTGGAAGGGGGCCTCCTTGAAAGAACATGAAGGCTGATACCTGTTTATGAAAAAGGGCCAATGTGAGAGGATCTGTAGGGAAGCATGTTCTGGGCAGAAGGCAGAGAAAGGCCGAAGACTCTTAGGTGGCAATGGGCTTCATGCATTTAAGGCATGGGAAGATGACCAGCTTGGCTTAAGAGAGATGAACATAGAGGTGAGAGGAAGTAGACAGAACTGGGGAGTCAGGTAGGGCCAGGTCATAAGGGCCTTGTAACCATATTTATGGGTGAGCTGCTGCCTGGAGAATGGACTGCAGGGCGCAAAAATGGCCACAAGGAGACCAGTGACGAAGCTGTTAGGTGAGAAAAGGGGTGACTATATACGATTTGTTGTCTAAACCAAGATACTTGTACAAGCGAACAGGGGTACCACAAACAATCAAACAGGGACAACAGGAATAACCAGGCCTCGGCACTGACAAAGCTCTAGCTGCAGTCATCTTCCCCAGCCGGGACTGTCACAGGAAGTGCCTAAGTTTTTAGCAGTTCTGTTCTGACACAGAGCTCCCAGCTCCAAGAGATGGAATCACTTTTCTGTTTGCCCAGGCCCTGGCCTGATGCCCCATGCCTGAGCATTTGGTTTTTGTCTAGAGGCCATGGGTTACAGTTGCAGCACAAATGAGGCAGGAAGCCCTTTCCCCTGTATTCTCTGGTGCGGGGGCTGCCCACTCTCAGCGACAACCAACAGGACAGGAATGAAAGAGCTAACAGGGAGTACgtggccacctcttcttaaggaGGTATGGAGAGGCTGGAAGCCAGAGAGGCATGGACAAGCTCTCAGTTCCAGAGCAGGGATTCTTAACTCCGACTTGAGGAGGTCTGTGAAGCAGGTGACAGGGTCCTAAcctttcatcagattctcaaacCAGAAACTCCAAGAGATAAAGAACCTTTGTTTTAGAGAGTAGGGGTTCTCACACTTCAGTGTGCATCAGAGTCTCCTGGAAGGCTTGCTACAACAGGGACTGCTGGTTTCAGGCAGGTTCTGATTCAGTTCTGTCTGAAGTGTGGACCAAGAATTTGCACTTCTAACAATTTCCAATGGGGTGCTAATGCTCTTGGGTGAGGGAACACACCATGAGAATCACTGCTTTAGAGGATACAAGAAACATGAGGGATTATGAGCGTCCCTTTTCAGACAAGAGTTCTAATAGATACCATAGCCCTCTAAACCAGCCCTAAGTCCCAAAGaatttcatattttgtatttggAAGAAGCCTCTAGAGAGTGACCCTCAGGACCTTCCCTTAGAGCTCATGAAGCATCTGGGAAATAGCATTTTTAGAGGATGCTAAGTGCCTTCAGAAACGTTACAAGCCCAAGCAAAGCTCTAAGCTGGAAACTACATGGCTGGCCCTGATGGATCCAATTACTGGGCCAATTATTGGCAAGTAGTGAGGCTTAGGGAATCTGGGCAGACCCAGATCCTCTCCGGGAAGCTGCCTCCTGTTCTCTTTTGAGCCTGTATCTGCAGCCAAATGGGCCCAGATAGGAGGTCAGCCATAAGGAAGACAGAGGGTGTCTGCTGGGGGGTATAACCTGGGGACAAGAAAGGAATCAACAGCTCCACTGGACAGAATGAAGGGCTCATTCACAGGGCTCCCTGATCAGGTCATTGTGATGAGGATGAGAAGAGGCAGGAATAGTACCCAGCTCTGTACTTTAAGCAAGAGCAGTGGAGAAAGGCCTGGAAGGGCCATTCACCATGTTTCCTCAGACCTTGTCTAAGTCACTCCCCCATGAAAGTGGAGGGGGAAATGAAAATGTAGATTCATTCATGAATCAACCTTCAGAACAGGAAGTGTGGCTTGTGAGCTATACAGAGAAATCTTCCTTTACTTCAGGGAACATTGGCTTTGCCCTCCAGCTGAATACATCCTGAGCTAAGGCACTGTCAGAGTCTGGGAGGCCCTAGGAGTTAGGGGAAGAGGAGGCACTAGAGTGACTGAGACCAAGGGTGTCCTTGGGCATCATCTGCCAGGACTTGTGATTTGAATTCTGACTGTGTAACCTGGGCATGTTACTTGATCTCTTTGTGtcttagtttcctcttctgtaaaatgggggtaataatagtGCCTGTTTCATAGGGTTGTGGTAAGAGTTAATGAAATAACCTAGACAAAACACTTACTTGCATAGTTTAAGCACTCAACATTGAGCTTTTTTTTAAGTGAGGGGCTTGGAAAAATTTAGGATGGTGGCAGTACATACTCACCCTCAGTGTCCCTgccagaggcagaaagagaaggccGGCCGAGCCTGGAGCGGCTGCCAGTCTCCCTGGGAGGCTGACAAAGAAATTCCTGCTTCCTGGGGAAGGTCTGAGTTGTGAGCTAAGCAAGCAGGGAGAGCAGGGTTCCTGGGATGGTGGGGTTAACTGGACAACTCTGCTGGCTGTGAGGTGGGGATATCCTGCTCTTTTAAACATTGCAACATTCAGTGAGCCTTTTTGTGACATTTTCTCACTGCCAACCTAAGTGCCAAATGGCCTGATTTGAACAaaccaaaatgaatgaaaatcaaaGCTGGTAGGAAAACGGGAACGACGTTATTGGAAACACTCCAGAGATTTGCGAAATTAAGGTAAAATCCCCATTTTCAGAGGGAAAAATCAGTGGTTCCTTCTCAAGTTCCTCAAGTGTGGGGGACGGtgctgaagtgaaatgaaagcagTAGTGCCTGTGCTGACCCTGAGGTTAGCTAGCAGACAAAGAgagatctctcattcctctgatCCCATAAGAGCAGAACCTCTTCCAAAACCCAGTACCCCAAATCAGAAAGTCCTGTCTGCTTAGAAAGAAACTCTTACTGGCACTAGGAACAGAGAGAGTTCTAAAAAAATCATGCAAAAGAGCCAAAGTAAATGACATACTACATGGTTAAATAGAAGTTAACATCcattggaggtgggggtgggaagagattgccaatttttttttttttgagattgcccATTTTATCGCTTTAGAAGAGAAAAGTGCTAAATAAAAATGGCTAACAGTTCTGTTGACCATGCTGGGCCCCTTTCCTCAGGGGCTCCCATGGGCCCACAAGCCTTGCCCTAGAGTTCAGACCCATCCCAAGTCTGGGATGTTCCCCCTGCAGCCCTGCAAGAGAACCTTAGCTCCACCTCTCCAAAGTTACCTCAGGGCATATTCCCTGAGGTCAGGGATTCCCATTTGGAATCTTTCAAAGATTAAGGCCATGGGACAGTTTGGAAGGGGCCTGGCTTCCGGCTTTTCACTCCCTTTTACCTTTACCACAAATTGTGGCTAGAGTTTCTACCACAATCTCCAATACTAACGAGTCCTCCTCTGGGACTCCCAGGAGTTTGTCTGACTCTCCACTGAGGTGAGGGGGAATCTTTAGGAAGTGCCCACCTGTCCTCTGCGTGCCGCCTAAATCAGAGGCACTGCCACCTGCCCTACCCGCGCAAAACAGAGGCCCCTCCACTTTACGTTTTCATACAGCACAGTGTCTGTGTTATTTTTACAGGAGTTGGTGGTTGTCAGGTGTGGAAGCTGGTGCAACAGCTGGCTAGCTGTGACTAGCTGTCTTCCAATAGCTAGTCTGCTCCTCTCTACAAAGGAGAGCCATTTCAGCAAGAAAAAATCCAAACGACAACAACAAAGCTTTCTTGGAATTTACTCAAGGAAGCCTGAAACTGTGTTACTGTGAACATGAGATATTTCAATGACCATGCATCAGTTTTTAGAATATAACTACtgttacacatatgtatatatttatttatttggttgtctttttttttttttttggccatgctgcacagcatgcaggaacgtattaggttggtgcaaacgtaACTGcggtttttgcattgttgaaatttgccatttcatactggaatacattcttaaataaatgtggttatgttgtacatcattttaatgtgcatttctcacttcaTCTTTTGGTAGTGACTTATtaattgctgtttattttatatttatttgagacTATGGAAATggtagacaaaaagcaaatttgagtgattttcttattcgagttcaaaatgggtcgtaaagcagcagagacaactcacagcatcaatgcatttggcccaggaactgctaacaaatgtaCGGTGCAGTGGTAGTGcgagaagttttgcaaaggagacgagagccttgaagatgaggagtgtagtGGATGGCCTTCAGAAGCTGACAACAACCAACTGAGAGCAATCACTGAAGCTGAACCttttacaactacatgagaaattgccaaagaactcaatgttgaccattctatggtcattaagcatttgaagcaaattggaaaggtgaaaaagccaTAAGtgagtgcctcatgagctgaccgaaAATAAAAAAATCGTCGTTTTGAAGagctgtcttctcttattctatgcaacaacaacaagCCATTTCGCTATTGGATTGTGACAAGAAATGAagagtggattttatatgacaacgagcgacaaccagctcagtggctggaccaagAAGATCCAAAGCACTTACCAAAGCCAAACGTGCACCAAAAAAGGTCAAGTCACTGTTCggtggtctgctgcctgtctgatccactagttttctgaatcccagagaaaccattatatctgagaagtatgctcagcaaattgatgagatgcacagAAAACTGCAACGCCtccagccagcattggtcaacagaaagggcccaattcttctcaaCAATGCCCGACCACATgttgcacaaccaatgcttcaaaagttgaatgaattgggataagaagttttgcctcattcgccatattcacctgacctctcacaaaccgactaccacttcttcaagaatcttgacaactttttgcagggaaatgcttccacaaccagcaggaggcagaaaatgctttccaggaGCTTGTCCAATCCCtaagcatggatttttacactacacgaataaacaaacttatttctcattggcaaaaatgtgttaattgtaatggttcctatttcgATTAATAAAGACGTGTTTgagtctagttataatgatttaaaattcacacctcaaaaccgcaattacttttttACTAACCAAaatagctccctgaccagggattaaacacaTGCTCCTTGCATTCgaagcacaaagaaaaaaatcttttatagtGTGATTTTTGCAGGAACTTTGTTTCTGCAATCACTGGTTCCAAGCCTTCTCATATCCAGCCTAAAAGTAAATGAAAGCACCAGAAAAGATAAGTTGAGGAGAAAGCAGAAATCCAAACTTCCAACTCCATTTCTAAAGGTTGAAGAAAATACCATACAACTGAAGCCACTGCTGGTTTTTGAGTTAGAGGCCAAAACTGAGATAGCTCTTTTTGGTCAGATAATCTAATCTTCTTTGAAAAGGTCCCATTAAAACTATTCTGAAGGATCACTCCTGTGGCACATTTTTATTGGTAACTTCTTTCACTAGAAAAGCAGTTTCAAAAGGATCTTATTTTCAAGCACAACTGTTATTTTCTGCAGAGGATTCTCTTCATCTTTTGTcatgactcttttgtaacccaaACCAACTTCAAATTTAAacgacaaaaaacaaaaaacttccagTGGAAAAGGGGCATAGTCTATGGGAAAaatttttcctcctctttattCGAGATGGCTTGGTTAACCGTCCCACCaccagagaattttaaaaactgacttaaGCAGCAAGATAGGGAAGCCATTCACATAAAatctaatttgttttaaaataaaataggaaagctTTCCAATGTGAGACAGCACACCTAATGCCTGCAGCAAATTAATTATCAGACAAATATACCTGCTACTGAACCCTTAAAATGGTTTTtgtctatcaaaaaaaaaaaaaaaaacccaagagcGACCATAACCACCCCCACCAAAGGCACTGAAACAAAAGACTGATCTGTTTATACAgtcacatgaaaaataaacatctttatttttttgcctactttatttcattttttttcaaataaaatttaaatctgtACAAAGTATACTGttacagtatatattttttaagaatcaATGCCTAAAAGAATCACAATACTTCAATAAGCAGTACAGCAGACCTCGCTAGTTTCAGCTTTGATATTGAACAAACTCAAGCCGGCTGATGCACAACACATTTGCTTGGTTTCCACATGGTGAGTTCCCAGCACTGAGATGGGAGAACATGACAGCAAGTATGGTTATATTACAGCCCGACACACTGCGCTTCTTCATGTGATAAtaactgcacatatttaataCAGAATGctcaaatttagtttttaaattgcatttgctTACTTCTTAGTTGGCAAAATTCAGCATTCTTAATGGGGTCCCCAAACAGTGCAAATTAATGatattctactgtataattgGCACATCTCCAATAAGGATTAACTTGTAAACTCAAAGAATATTACAACTTTGTCCTAAATTTTAACTAATATACATCTGGTCCATTTAACCAAAGTCATTTTGGAAAGATATTAAAGAACAATTCTATTTCTGAAAGGATATTGTTTTGACCATTCTTTAgagaagataaatttttaaattgtcattaaaatgttttactataaaaattttacaaactTGATTAGAAATTTCAAGATTATGATTCACAGCGGACAAATACAAACTGTTCATATTCCAACAATACCTACTCTTAGGCTTCCAGAGCACAACCATGTCAGCTGTGTTAACTAAAATTTTGAACAGTGTACTAAATTTATAAGTGGTGCTGGGTCTAGCAAGTGTAAATACAcagtatattttaatgaaaagaattgtcttctttatactttatttGTTTTCCCATAAGGAAACATTAATGTTTACATTCTTTAATAAAGTTAATCTTACATCAGAATATAACTTAATACTGTCAGCAACAGGGACCACACACAGTAAATAAGAAGCACATTTAAAATAAGTCTGAATTCACATAGATTAACATTTGTTGGTTAATAAAATATTGACAGTATTACAATCTTACAATATTTACAGTAAGAAAAATCTAGAGTAATATATACCTTTCACAgcaggattcctttttttttaaattattatttcttccagTTTGGGATTGTGTATACACAAAAAGCTCAAATAAAGCAACTCTGCAATATAATCTTAAAATAATGGCTACTGAGGGAAATTCTATCACAACCATTGAAAATAATGGTGACTTTTCACGGAGTCTGTGGCATCTGAGAACCTAGTTAATTAACCAAAGTCTTGCTCAAACCAGCCTCAGTTACCCAGATTAAAGCTGCAGAACTCCGGCCTTCCCTGACTGCTAAAAACCCAACAGATTTTCTCAACATGCtataagaaaagagggaaaataggTTTCAGTTCACACCTCATGGCTGGAAGCCTCTGACCAGTGTACATTCCCAATTTATGCTAAAAAGAGGACCAACTTCATCCCTAAATCATCACAAGAGTTTACCCTCCTACTATAGGGCACTGTGATACCAAGCTCACTCACTCCTCAACCTTCCAGCATTAGGATAAGGCATGAACTTGGCCCATATAATACACACCAGCATCTTAAAGACTTGGGATCAGGGCAAAGAAATATACCAGTGCAGTCTGCACTGAGATCAACAGGGAAAATGGGAAGCGATGCACATTTCCAATTAGAATGGCAAGAAGACCCACATCCCTAAACTGGAATTTGGCCAGGGCATCAGAGTTAGCACCCCCTCTCTGAGTACCACAAGCGATTAGGATGTGTGCTCTGGGCCTCCTCCAAGAGAGAGCATCTACAGGAAGTAACACCATGTGGGACATTAGTTCAGTGATGACTCCCA
This genomic window from Cervus canadensis isolate Bull #8, Minnesota chromosome 4, ASM1932006v1, whole genome shotgun sequence contains:
- the LOC122439842 gene encoding IgA-inducing protein homolog gives rise to the protein MCSYYHMKKRSVSGCNITILAVMFSHLSAGNSPCGNQANVLCISRLEFVQYQS